The following proteins are co-located in the Phocoena phocoena chromosome 1, mPhoPho1.1, whole genome shotgun sequence genome:
- the TNFRSF4 gene encoding tumor necrosis factor receptor superfamily member 4, translating to MRVGAQPPRAPGSAFLLLGLALGAAARLRCVGDTYPSGSRCCKECQPGYGMESRCTRARDTVCRPCEPGFYNEAVNYEACKPCTQCNQRSGSEPKQRCTPTRDTVCGCRPGTQPQDGYGYKRGVDCAPCPPGHFSPGNDQACQPWTNCTSFGKRTLQAASNSSDAVCEDRSPRLTPAWETQGPAARPTPAQPATTWPRASQGPSTPHAEPPKGPELAAVLGLGLGLGLLGPVAAALALLLHHRAWRPTPNAPKPPGANSFRTPIQEEHADANSSLAKI from the exons ATGCGCGTGGGAGCCCAGCCACCCAGGGCGCCGGGCTCGGCCTTCCTGCTCCTGGGGCTCGCGCTGGGCGCTGCGGCCCGGCTCAGATGTGTTGGGGACACCTACCCCAGTGGCAGCAGGTGCTGTAAGGAGTGCCAGCCAG GTTATGGGATGGAGAGCCGCTGCACCCGCGCCCGGGACACGGTGTGCCGTCCGTGTGAGCCCGGCTTCTACAACGAGGCGGTCAACTACGAGGCCTGCAAGCCCTGCACACAGTGCAACCAGA GAAGTGGGAGCGAGCCCAAGCAGAGATGCACACCCACGAGAGACACGGTCTGCGGCTGCAGGCCGGGCACCCAGCCCCAGGACGGCTATGGCTACAAGCGTGGAGTTG ACTGTGCCCCGTGCCCACCAGGACACTTCTCCCCGGGCAACGACCAGGCCTGCCAGCCCTGGACCAA CTGCACCTCATTCGGAAAGCGGACACTGCAGGCGGCCAGCAACAGCTCGGACGCTGTCTGTGAGGACAGGAGCCCCCGACTCACACCAGCCTGGGAGACCCAGGGCCCCGCAGCCCGGCCCACCCCCGCTCAGCCCGCCACCACCTGGCCGAGGGCCTCACAGGGGCCCTCCACGCCCCACGCAGAGCCCCCCAAGG GCCCCGAGCTGGCCGCtgtcctgggcctgggcctgggcctgggcctgctcGGCCCCGTGGCTGCCGCGCTGGCCTTGCTCCTGCACCACAGGGCCTGGAGGCCGACGCCCAACGCCCCCAAGCCCCCCG GGGCAAACAGCTTCCGGACCCCCATCCAAGAGGAGCATGCCGACGCCAACTCCAGCCTGGCCAAGATCTGA
- the SDF4 gene encoding 45 kDa calcium-binding protein produces the protein MTSRQAPLCGLAPRCLWLLGAVLLMDASARPANHSSARERVGSREENEILPPDHLNGVKLEMDGHLNRDFHQEVFLGKDTDGFEQDAEPRRSRRKLMAIFSKVDLNTDRRISAKEMQRWIMEKTAEHFQEAIAESKAHFRAVDPDGDGHVSWDEYKVKFLASKGHDEREVADKIQNKWDLNVDEETQEVLENLKDRWYQADNPPPDLLLTESEFLSFLHPEHSRGMLQFMVKEIIRDLDQDGDKKLSLSEFISLPVGTVENQQGQDVDDGWVRDRKREFEELIDANRDGIVTAAELEDYMDPMNEFSALNEAKQMIAVADENQNHCLEPEEVLKYSEFFTGSKLVDYARSVHEEF, from the exons ATGACCTCCAGGCAGGCTCCCCTCTGTGGCCTGGCCCCTCGCTGCCTCTGGCTCCTGGGGGCTGTCCTTCTGATGGACGCGTCCGCCCGGCCCGCCAACCACTCGTCCGCTCGGGAGAGAGTGGGTAGCAGGGAGGAAAACGAGATCCTGCCTCCGGACCACCTGAACGGGGTGAAGCTAGAGATGGATGGGCACCTCAACAGGGATTTCCACCAGGAGGTCTTCCTGGGCAAGGACACGGACGGCTTTGAACAGGACGCGGAGCCCCGGAGGAGCCGGAGGAAGCTGATGGCCATCTTCTCCAA GGTGGATTTGAACACCGACAGAAGGATCAGTGCCAAGGAGATGCAGCGCTGGATCATGGAGAAGACGGCCGAGCACTTCCAGGAGGCCATCGCGGAGAGCAAGGCGCACTTCCGAGCCGTGGACCCCGATGGTGACG GCCACGTGTCATGGGATGAGTACAAGGTGAAGTTTCTGGCGAGCAAAGGCCATGATGAGAGAGAAGTTGCTGATAAGATACAGAATAAGTGGGACCTGAACGTCGACGAAGAGA cacaGGAAGTCCTGGAGAACCTCAAAGACCGCTGGTATCAGGCGGACAACCCACCCCCGGACCTGCTGCTGACGGAGAGCGAGTTCCTGTCGTTCCTGCACCCTGAGCACAGCCGCGGCATGCTGCAGTTCATGGTCAAGGAGATCATCCGGGACCTGG ACCAGGATGGTGACAAGAAGCTCTCGCTGTCCGAGTTCATCTCTCTGCCCGTGGGCACCGTGGAGAACCAGCAGGGCCAGGACGTGGACGACGGCTGGGTGCGAGACAGGAAGAGAGAGTTCGAGGAGCTGATCGATGCCAACCGCGACGGAATCGTGACCGCGGCGGAGCTGGAG GACTACATGGACCCCATGAACGAGTTCAGCGCCCTCAACGAGGCCAAGCAGATGATCGCCGTTGCCGACGAGAACCAGAACCACTGCCTGGAGCCCGAGGAGGTGCTCAAGTACAGCGAGTTCTTCACGGGCAGCAAGCTGGTGGACTACGCCCGCAGCGTGCACGAGGAGTTctga
- the B3GALT6 gene encoding beta-1,3-galactosyltransferase 6 → MKLLRRAWRHRTALGLSALALGGAALLYLARCRAPVDPAAPAPFGPARAAAFLAVLVASAPRAAERRSVVRSTWLAARRGGPGDVWARFAVGTGGLGADERRALEREQARHGDLLLLPALRDAYENLTAKVLAMLAWLDEHVAFEFVLKADDDSFARLDALLAELRARDPARRRRLYWGFFSGRGRVRPGGRWREAAWQLCDYYLPYALGGGYVLSADLVRYLRLSREYLRAWHSEDVSLGAWLAPVDVQREHDPRFDTEYKSRGCNNQYLVTHKQSLEDMLEKHRTLAREGRLCKREVQLRLSYVYDWSAPPSQCCQRKEGIP, encoded by the coding sequence ATGAAGCTGCTGCGGCGCGCGTGGCGGCACCGAACGGCGCTGGGCCTGAGCGCCCTGGCGCTGGGCGGCGCTGCGCTGCTCTACCTGGCGCGCTGCAGGGCGCCCGTCGACCCCGCCGCGCCCGCGCCCTTCGGCCCCGCGCGCGCCGCCGCTTTTCTGGCCGTACTGGTGGCTAGCGCGCCGCGGGCGGCCGAGCGGCGCAGCGTGGTCCGCAGCACATGGCTGGCGGCGCGGCGCGGCGGCCCCGGGGACGTGTGGGCGCGCTTCGCCGTGGGCACCGGCGGGTTGGGCGCCGACGAGCGGCGCGCCTTGGAACGCGAACAGGCACGGCACGGAGACCTGCTGCTGCTGCCCGCGCTGCGTGACGCGTACGAGAACCTCACGGCCAAGGTGTTGGCCATGCTGGCCTGGCTGGACGAGCACGTGGCCTTCGAGTTCGTGCTCAAGGCAGACGACGACTCGTTCGCGCGTCTGGACGCGCTGCTGGCCGAGCTGCGCGCCCGCGACCCtgcgcgccgccgccgcctctaCTGGGGCTTCTTCTCGGGCCGCGGCCGTGTCCGGCCCGGGGGCCGCTGGCGCGAGGCCGCCTGGCAGCTCTGCGACTACTACCTGCCCTACGCCCTGGGCGGCGGGTACGTGCTCTCGGCCGACCTCGTGCGCTACCTGCGCCTCAGCCGCGAGTACCTGCGCGCGTGGCACAGCGAGGACGTGTCGTTGGGCGCTTGGCTGGCGCCGGTGGACGTGCAGCGCGAGCACGACCCGCGCTTCGACACCGAGTACAAGTCCCGCGGCTGCAATAACCAGTACCTGGTGACGCACAAGCAGAGCCTGGAGGACATGCTAGAGAAGCACCGGACGCTGGCACGCGAGGGCCGCCTGTGCAAGCGGGAGGTGCAGCTGCGCCTGTCTTACGTCTACGACTGGTCGGCGCCACCCTCGCAGTGCTGCCAGCGGAAGGAGGGCATCCCCTGA
- the TNFRSF18 gene encoding tumor necrosis factor receptor superfamily member 18 — protein sequence MGVRVARVALCGVALLCALGLAQHPPGGLSCGPGRHLHGTGTSARCCRSCIPAEGVCPELDCQCIQPEFHCGDPQCKSCKYYSCPPGQGAWPVGKFNFGFECFDCAAGTFSGGREGRCKPWADCSKLGFPTVFPGNKTHDAVCSPRPPPTEPRGRLTAVLGLAACILALTVAQLSLHVWQLRRQRARPPETQLLLEAPPPPPEDARSCQLPEEEWGAPLSESKGRLEHLCV from the exons ATGGGGGTGAGGGTCGCGCGCGTGGCCCTGTGCGGCGTCGCGCTGCTCTGCGCGCTGGGCCTGGCCCAGCACCCCCCCGGGGGTCTGAGCTGCGGCCCCGGCCGCCATCTGCATGGGACGGGGACCAGCGCGCGCTGCTGCCGCTCGTGCATCCCAG CTGAGGGGGTCTGTCCTGAGCTGGACTGCCAGTGTATCCAGCCTGAGTTCCACTGTGGAGACCCCCAGTGTAAGAGCTGCAAGTACTACTCCTGTCCGCCTGGCCAGGGGGCGTGGCCTGTAG GGAAGTTCAACTTCGGCTTCGAGTGCTTTGACTGTGCCGCGGGGACCTTCTCTGGGGGCCGTGAGGGCCGCTGCAAACCTTGGGCAGA CTGCTCCAAGCTTGGGTTTCCCACTGTGTTCCCCGGGAACAAGACGCATGATGCCGTGTGCAGCCCAAGGCCGCCGCCCACGGAGCCGCGTGGCCGGCTGACCGCCGTCCTCGGCCTGGCCGCCTGCATCCTGGCCCTGACCGTGGCCCAGCTCAGCCTGCACGTCTGGCAGCTGAGGAGGCAGAGAGCGCGACCCCCAG AGACGCAGCTGCTCCTAGaggccccgccccccccgcccgaGGACGCCCGCAGCTGCCAGCTCCCCGAGGAGGAGTGGGGCGCGCCGCTGTCGGAGAGCAAGGGCCGCCTGGAGCACCTGTGTGTTTGA